A genomic segment from Pyrodictium occultum encodes:
- a CDS encoding 30S ribosomal protein S4e — translation MARMGGRRHLKTLAAPKFWPVRQRVGVFTVKPSPGPHPVERSIPLLILVRDVLGYAKTGREARKLIAEGHFKIDGRVRRNYKYPVGFMDVVEIVDTGEAYRLLPYPVRFFTLHPIPREEAGFKLGRIEDKSTVKGGHVQLHLHDGRNVLIRVSDPTNPVEAKEYRTLGTVKISLPQQELLGYAPLETDSLAIVVGGRNVGRVGRVVSIQRGIGRKRSIVTLEDARGEKLQTSLDYIFVIAPPGEEPWISLPEGAWK, via the coding sequence ATGGCGCGGATGGGCGGGCGTAGGCACCTCAAGACGCTGGCTGCGCCTAAGTTCTGGCCCGTGAGGCAGCGAGTCGGCGTCTTCACCGTGAAGCCCTCGCCGGGGCCCCACCCCGTGGAGAGGTCGATACCGCTGCTGATACTGGTGAGAGATGTACTCGGCTACGCCAAGACCGGCCGGGAGGCCAGGAAGCTGATAGCCGAGGGCCACTTCAAGATAGATGGCAGGGTTAGGAGGAACTACAAGTACCCTGTGGGCTTCATGGATGTAGTCGAGATAGTAGATACGGGTGAGGCCTACCGGCTACTGCCCTACCCGGTGCGCTTCTTCACCCTCCACCCCATACCCAGGGAGGAGGCTGGCTTCAAGCTAGGCAGGATAGAGGACAAATCCACAGTGAAGGGCGGCCACGTGCAGCTGCACCTGCATGATGGGAGAAATGTGCTGATACGGGTCTCGGATCCCACCAACCCGGTGGAGGCTAAGGAGTACCGCACCCTGGGCACTGTCAAGATAAGCCTACCCCAGCAGGAGCTCCTCGGCTACGCCCCGCTGGAGACGGACAGCCTTGCCATAGTGGTGGGCGGCCGGAACGTGGGCCGCGTCGGCAGGGTGGTATCCATACAGCGTGGAATCGGCCGGAAGAGGAGCATAGTGACCCTCGAGGACGCCCGCGGCGAGAAGCTCCAGACAAGCCTGGACTACATCTTCGTGATCGCACCGCCCGGAGAGGAGCCCTGGATAAGCCTGCCCGAGGGTGCGTGGAAATGA
- the rpmC gene encoding 50S ribosomal protein L29 gives MIRTDDIRKMSPEERLKKLEELREELVKLRLKASVGTLENPGAIRAIRKTIARILTVMREEELKQQHVAGKRS, from the coding sequence ATGATAAGGACCGATGATATACGTAAAATGAGCCCCGAGGAGAGGCTCAAGAAGCTCGAGGAGCTCCGGGAGGAGCTGGTCAAGCTCCGTCTAAAGGCCTCGGTGGGTACCCTCGAGAACCCCGGCGCTATACGCGCCATAAGGAAGACTATAGCAAGGATACTCACCGTGATGCGGGAGGAGGAGCTTAAGCAGCAGCACGTAGCGGGCAAAAGGTCTTGA
- a CDS encoding 30S ribosomal protein S17: protein MSARVRSVGIPGVNPPERTCNDSKCPWHGRVRVRGLVLTGVVVKAKMKNTVVVEREYVYYDRKYKRYEKRRSRIHAHNPPCINAKPGDIVVIGETRPLAKTVHFVVLGVVGRKTMS, encoded by the coding sequence TTGTCCGCGCGGGTGAGAAGCGTAGGTATACCTGGGGTCAACCCTCCGGAGAGGACGTGTAACGACTCCAAGTGTCCTTGGCATGGCAGGGTGCGGGTGCGCGGCCTTGTACTGACGGGCGTCGTGGTCAAGGCTAAGATGAAGAACACCGTGGTTGTGGAGCGTGAGTACGTCTACTATGACCGGAAGTACAAGAGATACGAGAAGAGGAGGAGCAGGATACATGCCCACAACCCGCCCTGCATCAACGCTAAGCCGGGCGATATTGTGGTGATAGGCGAGACCAGGCCGCTGGCAAAGACGGTACACTTCGTGGTCCTGGGCGTCGTGGGCAGGAAGACCATGAGCTGA
- a CDS encoding 50S ribosomal protein L5, whose amino-acid sequence MSQLAAAQESSSLPLPPERVEEIKRRWEQNPMLKPRLVKVTVNIGVGESGERLQKAVRVLEMLTGQKPSVRRAKRTIRDFGIRKGEPIAAVVTLRRGRAVEFLRKALQAVGNKLRASQFDEFGNVAFGIKEHILIPGVRYDPEIGVFGMDVVVTVERPGYRVARRRRARSRIPRRHRVTKEESMVLLHEMFGVVIEPR is encoded by the coding sequence ATGAGCCAGCTAGCCGCCGCCCAGGAGTCCTCTTCCCTCCCCCTGCCCCCGGAGCGGGTTGAGGAGATCAAACGCCGCTGGGAGCAGAACCCTATGCTGAAACCGCGGCTCGTCAAGGTGACTGTGAACATCGGCGTCGGCGAGTCCGGTGAGAGGCTGCAGAAGGCCGTCAGAGTACTAGAGATGCTCACTGGGCAGAAGCCCTCGGTCAGGAGAGCTAAGAGGACCATACGAGACTTCGGCATAAGGAAGGGGGAGCCCATAGCGGCGGTGGTTACTCTACGCCGCGGGCGGGCGGTAGAGTTCCTCCGCAAGGCTCTGCAGGCGGTGGGCAACAAGCTCCGGGCCAGCCAGTTCGACGAGTTCGGCAACGTGGCCTTCGGGATAAAGGAGCACATACTGATCCCCGGCGTACGCTACGACCCCGAAATAGGCGTCTTCGGTATGGATGTTGTGGTGACTGTTGAGAGGCCCGGCTACCGCGTGGCTAGGAGGAGGAGGGCCCGCAGCAGGATACCGAGGCGCCATAGAGTGACCAAGGAGGAGTCAATGGTGCTCCTCCACGAGATGTTCGGAGTAGTTATAGAGCCCAGGTGA
- a CDS encoding 50S ribosomal protein L14 yields the protein MPKGGAGAGSRRHIAPGLQVGSYVRVADNSGAKEAMIIGVIGYRGRLRRIPPAAVGDMVVVTVKKGTPEMRRQVTRAIVIRQRRPYRRPDGTWVAFEDNAVVIVSPDGAPKGSEIRGPVAREAAERWPRVANIASIII from the coding sequence ATGCCCAAGGGCGGTGCAGGCGCAGGATCCAGGCGGCACATAGCTCCCGGCCTGCAGGTGGGCAGCTACGTCAGGGTTGCCGATAACAGCGGGGCCAAGGAGGCCATGATTATAGGTGTGATAGGCTACCGTGGCCGCCTCCGCAGGATCCCTCCGGCGGCAGTCGGCGACATGGTTGTTGTGACCGTGAAGAAGGGCACGCCGGAGATGAGGAGGCAGGTTACAAGGGCTATAGTGATTAGGCAGAGGAGGCCGTATCGGAGGCCCGACGGCACCTGGGTGGCTTTCGAGGACAATGCTGTGGTTATAGTGAGCCCTGACGGCGCCCCTAAGGGCAGTGAGATCCGTGGCCCGGTGGCCCGGGAGGCTGCCGAGCGCTGGCCCAGGGTAGCCAACATAGCCAGTATAATAATATAG
- a CDS encoding ribonuclease P protein component 1, translating into MRHTEWNIIFHTLVGLRARVLLHPDPGLRGVEGRILLETRRGLLLEADGRRLWVSKANAIFLIQLPGGSWVVVRGEEIRGVQSERLKRLERSKGVGWLVRAGEKRRYTWGQPSGEDV; encoded by the coding sequence TTGAGGCACACCGAGTGGAACATTATTTTCCATACGCTTGTCGGCCTCCGTGCCCGTGTGCTCCTCCATCCAGACCCCGGTCTCCGTGGTGTCGAGGGTAGAATTCTGCTAGAGACACGGCGCGGCCTCCTCCTGGAGGCCGATGGGCGGAGGCTCTGGGTCTCGAAGGCAAATGCTATATTCCTAATCCAGCTGCCGGGCGGCAGCTGGGTTGTTGTACGAGGGGAAGAAATACGGGGTGTGCAGTCTGAGCGGCTCAAGCGGCTGGAGAGGAGCAAGGGGGTAGGATGGCTTGTCCGCGCGGGTGAGAAGCGTAGGTATACCTGGGGTCAACCCTCCGGAGAGGACGTGTAA
- a CDS encoding 30S ribosomal protein S14: MGKYRPPKVVRYGRGAYKCQRCGSRDAVIKKYGLMLCRQCFRELAVSLGFRKYM, encoded by the coding sequence ATGGGCAAGTACAGGCCGCCCAAGGTTGTGAGATATGGCCGCGGTGCCTACAAGTGTCAGCGCTGCGGCAGCCGCGACGCCGTGATAAAGAAGTATGGCCTCATGCTCTGCCGCCAGTGCTTCCGCGAGCTTGCAGTCAGCCTGGGTTTCCGCAAGTACATGTAG
- the rplX gene encoding 50S ribosomal protein L24: MRWVKSRQPRKQRRALFNAPLHKRQKLMAAPLSPELRRQYGIRSLPVRTGDEVVVMRGDFKGHKGKVVKVDLRRMRIYVDGVTVNNARGEPRYYPLHPSKVMIVSLNLDDKRRREIIERKRKQREAQLALLRGGGEQAIGGREQGAQQ; encoded by the coding sequence GTGAGGTGGGTCAAGTCCAGGCAGCCGAGGAAGCAGAGGAGGGCGCTCTTCAACGCTCCCCTCCACAAGAGGCAGAAGCTCATGGCGGCGCCTCTAAGCCCGGAGCTGCGCAGGCAGTATGGTATACGCAGCCTTCCAGTGAGGACGGGTGACGAGGTAGTAGTGATGAGGGGCGACTTCAAGGGCCACAAGGGCAAGGTGGTCAAGGTAGACCTGCGCCGCATGAGGATATACGTTGACGGTGTCACCGTGAATAATGCCAGGGGCGAGCCCAGGTACTACCCGCTCCACCCCTCCAAGGTCATGATAGTCTCGCTCAACCTTGACGACAAGAGGCGCCGCGAGATAATAGAGCGTAAGCGCAAGCAGCGCGAGGCCCAGCTCGCCCTCCTCCGTGGCGGGGGAGAGCAGGCTATAGGGGGCCGGGAGCAGGGGGCCCAGCAGTAG